From one Candidatus Rhodoluna planktonica genomic stretch:
- the pgm gene encoding phosphoglucomutase (alpha-D-glucose-1,6-bisphosphate-dependent) — MSERAGQKAQQSDLVNIDKLLAAYFEITPDVTVAEQKVTFGTSGHRGTALNGSFNEVHIAAITQAVVEYRATQNIHGPIYVGKDTHALSGPAEQTVLEVLAGNNIIAMVDAEDRYVPTPAVSVAIINHNAGKPVGDSHLADGLVITPSHNPPTDGGIKYNPPHGGPADSDATNWIAERANQIILNSSTEVRRAKPATTKFHFRDNYVSQLAEVLNLDAIRDAGVTIGADPMGGASVDYWGAIAERYALQLTVVNPEVDFQFGFMTLDWDEKIRMDCSSPYSMASLIEGRNRYDISTGNDADADRHGIVTRDGGLMNPNHFLAVSIDYLFRHRPNWSPDAAVGKTMVSSSIINRVVKDLNRKLIEVPVGFKWFVPGLIDGSVGFGGEESAGASFLRMDGNAWSTDKDGLILALLASEITAVTGKTPSQHYVDLTEKYGAPAYERIDAAATLEQKAKLAKLAADAVNASELAGEKITAILTHAPGNGAALGGLKVETENAWFAARPSGTENVYKIYGESFRGDAHLRQVQAEAKDLVDSVLG, encoded by the coding sequence ATGAGTGAGCGCGCAGGCCAAAAAGCCCAACAATCTGATTTGGTAAACATCGACAAGTTGTTGGCCGCCTATTTCGAAATTACGCCGGATGTGACCGTCGCCGAGCAAAAAGTTACCTTTGGTACTTCGGGGCACCGCGGCACCGCTTTAAATGGCAGTTTTAACGAAGTGCATATTGCGGCTATCACTCAAGCGGTTGTGGAATACCGTGCGACGCAAAATATTCACGGGCCAATCTATGTGGGTAAAGATACGCATGCGCTTTCGGGGCCGGCCGAACAAACCGTGCTCGAGGTTCTTGCCGGCAACAACATCATTGCGATGGTCGATGCTGAAGACCGTTATGTGCCAACTCCCGCCGTCTCGGTAGCAATCATCAATCACAATGCAGGCAAGCCAGTAGGCGATTCGCATTTGGCCGACGGTCTGGTGATTACCCCGAGCCACAACCCACCAACCGATGGTGGAATCAAATACAACCCACCACACGGTGGCCCGGCAGATTCTGATGCCACCAACTGGATTGCCGAACGTGCTAACCAAATAATTTTGAACAGCTCAACCGAGGTGCGAAGGGCAAAGCCAGCAACCACAAAATTCCACTTCCGCGATAACTATGTTTCGCAATTGGCCGAGGTGTTGAACTTGGATGCGATTCGCGATGCCGGAGTTACCATCGGTGCCGACCCGATGGGTGGCGCCTCGGTTGACTACTGGGGTGCAATAGCTGAGCGCTATGCCCTGCAACTCACCGTGGTAAACCCCGAGGTCGATTTTCAGTTTGGTTTCATGACTCTCGACTGGGATGAAAAAATTCGTATGGACTGCTCGAGCCCATACTCGATGGCCTCGCTAATCGAGGGTCGCAACCGCTACGACATATCGACCGGCAATGATGCCGATGCCGATCGCCACGGAATTGTCACTCGTGATGGCGGTTTGATGAACCCAAACCATTTCTTGGCAGTTTCAATTGACTACCTCTTCCGTCACCGCCCAAACTGGTCGCCTGACGCAGCTGTTGGAAAAACCATGGTCTCTTCATCAATCATCAACCGCGTTGTGAAAGATCTGAATCGCAAACTGATCGAGGTTCCGGTTGGATTCAAGTGGTTTGTGCCTGGGCTCATCGATGGCTCGGTTGGTTTCGGCGGTGAAGAATCCGCCGGGGCATCATTCTTGCGAATGGATGGCAATGCCTGGTCGACCGACAAAGATGGTTTGATTTTGGCACTGCTCGCCTCTGAAATTACCGCTGTCACCGGAAAAACCCCAAGCCAGCACTATGTTGACCTCACCGAGAAATATGGTGCGCCGGCTTACGAGCGTATTGATGCGGCCGCAACCCTAGAGCAGAAGGCGAAGTTGGCAAAACTAGCAGCCGATGCTGTGAACGCCAGCGAATTAGCGGGTGAAAAAATCACCGCGATTCTTACTCATGCCCCGGGCAACGGAGCCGCACTCGGCGGTTTGAAAGTGGAGACCGAAAATGCGTGGTTTGCCGCGAGACCTTCGGGCACCGAAAACGTCTACAAAATTTACGGCGAATCGTTTAGGGGCGACGCTCACCTTCGACAAGTTCAGGCCGAGGCGAAAGACCTTGTTGATTCGGTGCTTGGTTAG
- a CDS encoding M15 family metallopeptidase: MNKQTPLTIIDWLDNPADRATWLRNIPGGRMHKAAAPNFIKLAKAMKAAGAGTLLVNSSFRAYSTQVFIHRNQVARLGLVAGEALAARPGYSEHQTGLAVDVSAAGQGCVIQICFANTKAGKWLAANAWQYGFIIRYPKGQTDYTGYQFEPWHLRYVGVQIAAEMKNLRVAVYERYLRLPAAPTY; the protein is encoded by the coding sequence GTGAACAAACAAACCCCACTCACCATCATTGATTGGCTCGATAACCCAGCCGATCGTGCGACTTGGCTACGCAATATTCCCGGGGGTCGAATGCATAAAGCGGCTGCTCCAAACTTCATCAAATTAGCCAAGGCTATGAAAGCTGCCGGCGCCGGCACCTTGCTGGTGAACAGTAGTTTCCGCGCCTACTCAACTCAGGTTTTTATTCATCGCAATCAAGTTGCCCGACTTGGGTTAGTTGCGGGTGAGGCGCTCGCCGCTCGTCCGGGTTATTCAGAACATCAGACTGGACTGGCGGTCGACGTTAGTGCGGCTGGCCAAGGTTGCGTAATTCAAATCTGCTTTGCCAATACCAAAGCCGGCAAATGGCTCGCGGCAAACGCTTGGCAGTACGGCTTCATCATTAGATACCCAAAGGGGCAGACCGACTATACCGGTTACCAATTTGAGCCTTGGCATCTGCGCTATGTTGGCGTACAAATTGCCGCCGAGATGAAAAACTTGCGGGTAGCGGTTTATGAACGCTACCTAAGGTTGCCAGCTGCGCCTACGTACTAG